The window CACTCGATATATCCAAAAACAATAATAATTTCCGCCTTAAGCCATAGTATCATTTTTCTCGCATTTTGGTATTGAAACTTTGCATTATCCTGGGTTATCTCAACAAGATAATTAAAGGTATGCGGAAATCTTGCCACTAGTGTCAGCATTACGTATATAAAAATCATAACAATGGGAATATAAATCAATTTGATTTTGTCTCCCCATGAATCGGGGCTTCCCGAAATACCGAAATGAATCGGTATTCTGTCCGGCAGGCTCATCCAGTTTATAAAAAGAACTACAATGATAGCTCCAATACAAAAAATACTTATTCCTTCGAGGACTTTTTCCAGTAGTGAGAATTGTATCTTAATGGATGGACGATCATTCTTATTCATTGAACCCCCCCTTATTCTTAAATATAAAGCATAATTAACAATACCAAAATAATAACATATATCAAATAAAAAAGCCATGTCCCCACGTTGAGCCAAGAATAATTTCCATTCATTACCCCATATGCCTATTTTCTGAAATACGAAGAACAAAATAAAATCATCTCTAGTAAA is drawn from Pseudobacteroides sp. and contains these coding sequences:
- a CDS encoding DUF1648 domain-containing protein, which codes for MNKNDRPSIKIQFSLLEKVLEGISIFCIGAIIVVLFINWMSLPDRIPIHFGISGSPDSWGDKIKLIYIPIVMIFIYVMLTLVARFPHTFNYLVEITQDNAKFQYQNARKMILWLKAEIIIVFGYIEWITILVAHNRKPGMDVWFLPVFLILLFGTVIYHFLKMIRNR